In one window of Onychomys torridus chromosome 7, mOncTor1.1, whole genome shotgun sequence DNA:
- the C7H15orf65 gene encoding uncharacterized protein C15orf65 homolog yields the protein MECQTDCGLDKKSILTSDEEMKPEPPTPCVNPGNPVFSCMLDPKTLHTTTSLSKPQMIMYKTNSSQYGAFSPRPHFFPCKYTPKEQVFSSHIRATGFYQNNSLNTAPDRTRTIDFPNFQHTL from the exons ATGGAGTGTCAGACCGACTGCGGCTTG GATAAGAAAAGTATTTTGACTTCAGATGAAGAAATGAAACCTGAACCACCAACTCCATGTGTGAACCCTGGCAACCCTGTGTTTTCCTGTATGTTGGATCCTAAGACACTCCACACAACCACGTCACTGTCCAAACCACAGATGATCATGTACAAAACCAATTCCAGCCAGTATGGTGCATTCTCACCCAGGCCCCATTTCTTTCCCTGCAAGTACACTCCAAAGGAGCAAGTGTTCTCCAGTCACATCAGAGCAACCGGGTTTTATCAAAACAACAGCCTAAATACTGCCCCCGACAGAACCAGAACCATCGATTTTCCTAATTTCCAACATACTCTATGA